One genomic segment of Pseudonocardia sp. T1-2H includes these proteins:
- a CDS encoding MFS transporter has protein sequence MSLLDVSIVSVALPSIQQGLGTGAAGAQWVVSGYALTFGLALVPAGRLGDALGRRRMFLIALTAFVGFSALAGAAPSITWLIVARLAQGLAAGALAPQNSALIQSLFRGAERGRAFGLFGATVGISTAAGPIVGGALLALFGEPDGWRWIFYVNVPIGVLALVLAARLLPKLSSDRPRGHIDWVGVGLLGGAVLALLLPLVQAESGGLSRLSWLFPIGVVLGVVFVLWERRELRREKEPLLDLRLLTRTPGYAPGALLGLVYFTGFSGVWIVFAQFYQGGLGYTPLQSGLSVTSFAVGSAVSAVVAGRLVERYGRRLTVFGLSAVATGIAAAAVILLLSPPSVAGFAVAPALLLGGIGGGFVISPNITMTLRNVPVRMAGSAGGALQTGQRVGAAIGTAIVAGVYFGVLAGTGRNFHLAIAVALGVAVTTTLIALGIGIADLGNEKRRGSGDEVERDPRDGPPHHFLHE, from the coding sequence ATGTCCCTGCTCGACGTCAGCATCGTGTCCGTCGCGCTGCCGTCGATCCAGCAGGGCCTGGGGACCGGCGCGGCGGGCGCGCAGTGGGTGGTCTCGGGCTACGCCCTGACCTTCGGGCTCGCGCTCGTGCCCGCGGGCCGGCTCGGCGACGCGCTCGGCCGGCGGCGGATGTTCCTGATCGCCCTGACGGCGTTCGTCGGGTTCAGTGCGCTGGCCGGGGCGGCGCCGAGCATCACGTGGCTGATCGTCGCGCGGCTCGCGCAGGGCCTGGCCGCGGGCGCGCTCGCGCCGCAGAACTCGGCGCTGATCCAGAGCCTGTTCCGGGGGGCGGAGCGGGGCCGCGCGTTCGGCCTCTTCGGCGCGACGGTCGGCATCTCGACGGCGGCCGGCCCGATCGTCGGCGGGGCGCTGCTGGCGCTGTTCGGCGAACCGGACGGCTGGCGCTGGATCTTCTACGTCAACGTCCCGATCGGGGTGCTCGCGCTGGTCCTGGCCGCGCGCCTGCTGCCGAAGCTGAGCTCGGACCGGCCCCGCGGGCACATCGACTGGGTGGGCGTCGGGCTGCTCGGCGGGGCGGTCCTCGCCCTGCTGCTACCGCTGGTGCAGGCCGAGTCCGGCGGGCTGTCCCGGCTGTCCTGGCTCTTCCCGATCGGTGTGGTGCTCGGCGTCGTGTTCGTCCTGTGGGAACGTCGCGAGCTGCGCCGGGAGAAGGAGCCGCTGCTCGACCTGCGACTGCTCACCCGGACCCCCGGGTACGCCCCCGGCGCGCTCCTCGGGCTCGTCTACTTCACCGGCTTCAGCGGCGTCTGGATCGTGTTCGCGCAGTTCTACCAGGGCGGACTCGGTTACACGCCGCTGCAGTCCGGCCTCTCGGTGACCTCGTTCGCCGTCGGCTCCGCGGTCTCGGCCGTCGTCGCCGGCCGGCTGGTGGAGCGCTACGGCCGCAGGCTGACCGTGTTCGGCCTCTCGGCGGTCGCGACGGGCATCGCCGCGGCGGCCGTCATCCTGCTGCTCTCCCCGCCGTCGGTGGCCGGGTTCGCCGTCGCCCCCGCCCTGCTCCTCGGGGGGATCGGCGGCGGGTTCGTCATCTCCCCGAACATCACGATGACGCTGCGGAACGTGCCGGTCCGGATGGCGGGTTCCGCGGGTGGCGCGCTGCAGACCGGGCAGCGGGTGGGCGCGGCGATCGGGACGGCGATCGTCGCCGGCGTCTACTTCGGGGTGCTCGCGGGGACCGGCCGGAACTTCCACCTCGCGATCGCCGTCGCGCTCGGGGTGGCGGTGACGACCACGCTGATCGCGCTCGGGATCGGGATCGCGGACCTGGGGAACGAGAAGCGACGGGGCTCGGGCGACGAGGTCGAGCGGGACCCCCGGGACGGCCCGCCGCACCATTTCCTGCACGAGTGA
- a CDS encoding MOSC domain-containing protein, with translation MALATVSALHRYPVKSMQGEQVELLHLTPGGALGDRTYAVVDTADGTVASAKYPRKWGALLGCRAAFLAEPRLDGPPAPVAVTLPDGRTLRSDEPGLDEALSALLGRSVTLSSDPAVGAEFEEQWPDIEGLAPQKFIDDTTVEHSEEGEAVSRIGTAGLAPGESFLDLAVLHLMTTATLGALSEAAPGSVFDPRRYRPNLLLDPPGGPGFVEDEWVGDTLAVGDARIIVTMPTMRCVMTTLAQEGFAEDRDTLRTIARMNRRTIPGMGTWACAGAYADVTTGGAVRVGDPVWAG, from the coding sequence ATGGCACTGGCGACCGTCTCCGCGCTGCACCGCTACCCCGTCAAGTCGATGCAGGGGGAGCAGGTGGAGTTGCTGCACCTGACACCCGGCGGGGCGCTCGGGGACCGGACCTACGCGGTCGTGGACACCGCCGACGGAACGGTGGCCAGCGCCAAGTACCCGCGCAAGTGGGGCGCGCTGCTCGGCTGCCGCGCCGCGTTCCTCGCCGAGCCGCGGCTCGACGGGCCGCCGGCGCCCGTCGCCGTCACGCTGCCGGACGGCCGGACCCTGCGCAGCGACGAGCCCGGCCTCGACGAGGCGTTGTCCGCGCTGCTCGGCCGGTCCGTCACGCTGTCGTCGGACCCCGCCGTGGGGGCCGAGTTCGAGGAGCAGTGGCCGGACATCGAAGGCCTCGCGCCGCAGAAGTTCATCGACGACACGACCGTCGAGCACAGCGAGGAGGGCGAGGCCGTCAGCCGGATCGGGACGGCCGGGCTGGCACCCGGGGAGTCGTTCCTGGACCTCGCGGTCCTGCACCTGATGACGACCGCCACGCTCGGCGCGCTGTCCGAGGCCGCGCCGGGCTCCGTCTTCGACCCCCGCCGCTACCGGCCCAACCTGCTGCTGGATCCCCCCGGCGGACCCGGGTTCGTCGAGGACGAGTGGGTCGGGGACACCCTTGCCGTCGGCGACGCGCGGATCATCGTGACCATGCCGACCATGCGCTGCGTCATGACGACGCTCGCCCAGGAGGGCTTCGCGGAGGACCGGGACACGCTGCGCACCATCGCCCGGATGAACCGTCGGACCATCCCGGGCATGGGGACGTGGGCCTGCGCGGGCGCCTACGCGGACGTGACGACCGGAGGCGCGGTGCGGGTCGGCGACCCGGTCTGGGCGGGCTGA
- a CDS encoding FKBP-type peptidyl-prolyl cis-trans isomerase, with protein sequence MAPQKPEVDPIDGPVPTDLEITDITVGDGPEATAGNRVAVHYVGVAHSTGEEFDASYNRGQPLQFGLGAGQVIQGWDQGVQGMKVGGRRRLVIPPHLGYGDRGAGGAIKPGETLIFVVDLLQVG encoded by the coding sequence GTGGCCCCGCAGAAGCCCGAGGTCGACCCGATCGACGGGCCCGTGCCCACCGACCTCGAGATCACCGACATCACCGTCGGCGACGGCCCCGAAGCCACCGCCGGCAATCGCGTCGCCGTGCACTACGTCGGGGTCGCGCACTCCACCGGCGAGGAGTTCGACGCCTCCTACAACCGCGGTCAGCCGCTGCAGTTCGGCCTCGGCGCCGGCCAGGTCATCCAGGGCTGGGACCAGGGCGTCCAGGGCATGAAGGTCGGCGGCCGCCGCCGTCTCGTCATCCCGCCGCACCTGGGCTACGGGGACCGCGGCGCCGGTGGCGCGATCAAGCCGGGCGAGACCCTGATCTTCGTGGTGGACCTGCTCCAGGTCGGCTGA
- a CDS encoding metallophosphoesterase family protein: MTRLLLMSDTHVPVRAKDLPAPLWEAVDAADVVVHAGDWMAVELLDALRARAARLVAVWGNNDGDALRARLPEVAYAEIDGVRLAVTHETGAAQGREKRCAARFPDVDVLVFGHSHIPWDSTAENGLRLLNPGSPTDRRRQPTHTWMTAEIRDGALADVVLHPLEG, translated from the coding sequence ATGACCCGCCTGCTGCTGATGTCCGACACCCATGTCCCGGTGCGGGCGAAGGACCTGCCCGCACCCCTGTGGGAGGCGGTCGACGCAGCCGACGTCGTCGTGCACGCCGGGGACTGGATGGCGGTCGAACTGCTCGACGCACTCCGGGCCCGGGCGGCACGGCTCGTCGCGGTCTGGGGCAACAACGACGGCGACGCGCTGCGCGCCCGGCTCCCGGAGGTCGCGTACGCCGAGATCGACGGCGTGCGGCTCGCCGTCACGCACGAGACCGGCGCCGCGCAGGGCCGGGAGAAGCGCTGCGCGGCCCGCTTCCCGGACGTCGACGTGCTCGTGTTCGGGCACAGCCACATCCCGTGGGACTCCACTGCGGAGAACGGGTTGCGGCTGCTCAATCCGGGTTCACCGACGGACCGGCGCCGGCAACCGACGCACACCTGGATGACGGCCGAGATCCGCGACGGCGCACTCGCCGACGTCGTCCTGCACCCTCTCGAAGGCTGA